GTCCTGGCCGAGAACCGGCGCTACCGGCCGGAAGAGATACTGATGCTCATGCCCCATTGTCTACAGAACAGCCGGTGCACGGTCCGGCTGACCTACGAGATCCAGAATTGCAAGCGCTGTGGTCTATGCCCAATCGCCGGGCTACTGGACCTCTCCGACCGCTATGGTGTGCGCCTGGCCGTGGCCACGGGCGGGACCATCGCCCGCCGCATCGTGGTCCAGAACCGGCCACGACTCATCCTGGCCGTGGCCTGCGAACGTGATCTGTCAAGCGGCATCCAAGATACCTATCCCCTGCCCGTGTTCGGCATTCTCAACCGTCGGCCCAAGGGTCCCTGTCTGGACACCCTGGTGCCCATCGAGCACTTGGAGTGGGCTCTGGAGCGGTTCTTGGTGGTCTCAAGGTCCGCCAGATCCGAGATCTGATTTTTATGTCCAGGAATCGTTCGTCCTCTCTTCCTCCGGCCCGGCAAGAGGCCTGGAAGGGGCTGGCCCTGTGCCTCGACAACGGCCTTCCGGCCCAGGCGGCCCTAGATCGCGTCCTGGGCGGACTCGAGTCGGTCCTGGATCGGGCCCTGGCCACGGAGCTCTTCTATGGTCTTCTGCGACACAAGACGAGAATGGAGTGGACCACGGCCCAGTACCTGGACCGGCCGGACCGCCTGCCGCCCCTGCTTCGGAGGATACTGGCCCTGGGGGCCTTCGAGCTCTTGATGCTGGACCATGTCCCGGCCTACGCCACGGTGGACTGGGCCACGGGTCTGGGTCGGACCCTGTTCGGCGCCCGCATGGGTGGCTTGGTCAATGCGGTCCTTCGCAAGGTGGACCGGGACAGAGAGCGTCTCATGTCCTCACGTCAGTGCCGGGAACTGGCCGGGAGCGAGAAAAACTGGCTGTCCATTTGGCATTCCTGTCCGGAATGGATGGTGGACCTGTGGCGTCGGTGGTATCCGGACAGGGTTGCGGCCTTGACCATGGCTTCATGTTCACAGCCACCGGTGGGCCTGCGCTGTGATCCAACGGTTGCAGCCCTGGCCTCCGAGGCCGACGTGGTGGCCAAATGCCGGACCGGTCTGGCCGTGCGGACCCTCGGTCCCGAATTGACGCAGGCCCTGGGAGATGGCCTGGCCGACCGCCAAAGCATGGCCGCTCAGGAGGCCCTGTTGGCCCTGGCCTCGGAATCCTGGCCGACTCCGGCCTGGGACGCCTGCTGCGGCCGTGGGGGCAAGAGTTTTGTCCTGGCCGATCTCGGTTTGGGACCGATCTGGGCCAGTGACGTCCACAAGGGACGGGTCGTGAGTTTGGCCGGGCATCCGGACTGGAGGTCCGGGGCGAATCGGGCCTGGGTCGGATCGGCCCTGGCTCCGCCGCTCAGATCGGGTCGGCCGGGCACGGTTCTTCTGGACGTTCCCTGCTCGGGTCTTGGGGTCTGCGGTCGGCGGCCGGACATCAAGTGGAAGCGAACCCCCGGGGACGTTTCCGGGCTGACGGCCCTGCAGCGGGACATGATCCGATCGGCCCGGTCCGTACTGAGT
The sequence above is drawn from the Deltaproteobacteria bacterium genome and encodes:
- a CDS encoding Fmu (Sun) domain-containing protein, with product MSRNRSSSLPPARQEAWKGLALCLDNGLPAQAALDRVLGGLESVLDRALATELFYGLLRHKTRMEWTTAQYLDRPDRLPPLLRRILALGAFELLMLDHVPAYATVDWATGLGRTLFGARMGGLVNAVLRKVDRDRERLMSSRQCRELAGSEKNWLSIWHSCPEWMVDLWRRWYPDRVAALTMASCSQPPVGLRCDPTVAALASEADVVAKCRTGLAVRTLGPELTQALGDGLADRQSMAAQEALLALASESWPTPAWDACCGRGGKSFVLADLGLGPIWASDVHKGRVVSLAGHPDWRSGANRAWVGSALAPPLRSGRPGTVLLDVPCSGLGVCGRRPDIKWKRTPGDVSGLTALQRDMIRSARSVLS
- a CDS encoding DUF116 domain-containing protein; protein product: MPEVDPRAQTEERADDFRALEEEIESSFVARKRLFIGLITGTSILLCLLLVLFWLIPFVGLRTIHPLAPWILGLFVVVSIGLVAWAALALVLNILGFRKIFMSRRLRGLTIKIFLPMMTIFGRALGIPKQKIQASFIKVNNELVLAENRRYRPEEILMLMPHCLQNSRCTVRLTYEIQNCKRCGLCPIAGLLDLSDRYGVRLAVATGGTIARRIVVQNRPRLILAVACERDLSSGIQDTYPLPVFGILNRRPKGPCLDTLVPIEHLEWALERFLVVSRSARSEI